From one Microbacterium aurum genomic stretch:
- a CDS encoding Pycsar system effector family protein, which translates to MEPEQVELSDELAWRVHENAKGWISQVDVKSAAALAIEAAVLGFALALITNSDTLSQLTDLSRWIVGVGLFLLLVSVVLSMLVLMPRIKLREPKPKDRGYLYFGHLRHWDKEALTATLARNQVSDGQIADQVIKMSQIAWRKHVLLQWSLYFLLAGIVVIGGLYLLFVIGFFPAALGDLARTPCPTGVNPCP; encoded by the coding sequence GTGGAGCCGGAGCAAGTAGAGCTCTCGGATGAGCTTGCGTGGCGAGTCCACGAGAACGCGAAGGGTTGGATCTCGCAGGTTGACGTGAAGTCGGCAGCCGCGCTCGCGATCGAGGCCGCCGTGCTGGGATTCGCGCTCGCCCTCATCACTAACTCGGATACCCTCAGCCAACTCACTGACCTGTCGCGCTGGATCGTTGGAGTGGGGCTATTCCTGCTGCTCGTAAGTGTGGTCCTCTCGATGCTCGTGCTGATGCCTCGAATCAAATTGAGAGAGCCGAAGCCCAAAGATCGCGGCTACCTGTACTTCGGACACCTGCGCCATTGGGACAAGGAGGCGCTGACCGCAACTCTCGCTCGCAACCAAGTGAGTGACGGGCAGATCGCGGACCAGGTCATCAAGATGTCACAGATCGCTTGGCGGAAGCACGTTCTCCTGCAGTGGTCGCTCTACTTTCTGCTTGCCGGCATCGTCGTGATCGGCGGGCTGTACCTCCTGTTCGTCATCGGTTTCTTTCCCGCCGCGCTTGGCGATCTTGCCAGAACACCGTGTCCGACAGGAGTCAACCCATGTCCTTAG
- a CDS encoding adenylate/guanylate cyclase domain-containing protein encodes MSLADELREYAKKTHDSTWSRRSGQKVPSTDDVSLGNDAVDLDAVVLYADLKDSTGLVKGYKDWFASAVYKNYLYTVSRIIRAHDGSITAFDGDRVMGVFIGGSKNSNAAKVALKINWAVKNILQPAIDAKYPKNTYQLQQKVGIAASKTMVSRTGIRGSNDLVWVGNAANIAAKLAALHSSYPTYITADVYNMLSDETKFGGTPKRDMWTDLGSGDGYGKIYGSTFWWSMS; translated from the coding sequence ATGTCCTTAGCCGATGAGCTTCGTGAGTACGCAAAGAAGACCCACGACTCCACCTGGTCTCGTCGTAGCGGCCAGAAGGTTCCTTCGACGGACGACGTCTCGCTCGGAAACGACGCGGTTGATCTTGATGCTGTTGTGCTCTACGCGGATCTCAAGGATTCGACAGGCCTCGTTAAGGGATATAAGGATTGGTTCGCGTCGGCTGTCTACAAGAACTATCTCTACACGGTGTCGAGAATCATCCGCGCACACGACGGTTCGATAACAGCGTTTGACGGCGACCGGGTCATGGGCGTCTTCATCGGAGGATCGAAGAACAGCAACGCGGCGAAGGTCGCTCTCAAGATCAACTGGGCAGTCAAGAACATCCTTCAGCCCGCAATCGACGCCAAGTATCCGAAGAACACCTACCAGCTCCAGCAGAAGGTTGGGATCGCGGCTTCGAAGACGATGGTCTCGCGCACCGGAATCCGGGGGAGCAATGACCTCGTCTGGGTGGGGAACGCAGCCAACATTGCTGCCAAACTGGCCGCTCTTCACTCCAGCTACCCGACATACATCACCGCGGATGTCTACAACATGCTCTCGGACGAGACAAAGTTCGGCGGAACGCCCAAGCGCGATATGTGGACAGATCTTGGTAGTGGCGATGGCTACGGGAAGATCTACGGGTCTACGTTCTGGTGGTCCATGTCATGA
- a CDS encoding ATP-binding protein — protein MSTPAPIGIVGTLVRVVRTDPDNQTLHFRLPDGRVGRASGLLNVDTIDAGDTIVVSDNGWEQVPNDIWSDQNSIAVVRRVLDDGSILIDSGVTIRPIHNPLGIEIETGNTVEYNDADGILRIISETPIRSGSFGQDVDIDGVRREYLWDTANLGAGFSDFGGYPEVKERARELIETQLERRKKLDKIKARPVKGVLFTGPPGTGKTHLARIIARESKAEFFLVSGPSVVSKWVGDTEDTLRKIFEAATASPSGRAIIFFDEIDSIAERRGGDSHEASRRLVAQLLTLMDGFDDEGKSVIVIAATNRVEALDPALTRPGRFDWEIEFGMPTLQDRFEILQVRANHLTTSGELPLEDLAALTEGWSAADLTAIWTEAALVAAGDDRAAISAEDLAAALERVASKPRRSNAQEATR, from the coding sequence ATGAGTACTCCTGCGCCCATCGGCATCGTCGGCACGCTCGTGCGCGTCGTCCGTACCGACCCTGACAACCAGACACTTCACTTCCGTCTACCCGACGGCCGCGTGGGACGAGCCTCTGGACTGCTCAATGTCGACACGATCGATGCGGGTGACACGATTGTCGTAAGCGACAACGGGTGGGAGCAGGTACCGAACGATATCTGGTCAGATCAGAACTCGATTGCGGTCGTCCGTCGCGTTCTCGATGACGGGTCAATCCTCATCGACAGCGGTGTCACCATCCGACCAATCCACAACCCGTTGGGCATCGAGATCGAAACGGGCAATACCGTCGAGTACAACGACGCCGACGGTATTCTTCGCATCATCTCTGAGACACCGATTCGCAGCGGAAGCTTTGGTCAGGACGTCGATATCGACGGCGTGCGTCGTGAGTATCTCTGGGACACCGCCAACCTTGGTGCAGGCTTCAGCGACTTCGGTGGCTATCCCGAGGTTAAGGAGCGTGCGCGTGAGCTGATCGAGACTCAGCTCGAGCGCCGAAAGAAGCTCGACAAGATCAAGGCTCGCCCGGTGAAGGGCGTCCTATTCACAGGTCCTCCCGGAACCGGCAAGACCCATCTAGCGCGGATCATCGCCCGGGAGTCCAAGGCGGAGTTCTTCCTAGTCAGCGGTCCCTCGGTTGTGAGCAAGTGGGTCGGTGACACAGAAGACACGCTGCGCAAGATCTTCGAGGCAGCTACGGCCAGTCCTTCGGGCCGCGCGATCATCTTCTTCGACGAGATCGACAGCATCGCTGAGCGACGTGGAGGCGACTCTCATGAGGCTTCACGTCGCCTGGTTGCGCAGCTCCTGACCTTGATGGACGGATTTGACGACGAAGGCAAGAGCGTCATCGTCATTGCTGCGACCAACCGTGTTGAGGCTCTCGACCCGGCACTCACCCGTCCTGGCCGCTTTGACTGGGAGATTGAGTTCGGCATGCCGACTCTCCAAGATCGATTCGAAATCCTCCAGGTGCGCGCTAACCACTTGACTACGAGTGGGGAGCTTCCGCTTGAGGACCTTGCGGCCCTCACTGAGGGATGGTCAGCCGCCGACTTGACGGCGATCTGGACCGAGGCTGCTCTGGTAGCGGCCGGTGATGATCGCGCGGCCATCTCTGCCGAAGACCTTGCAGCAGCGCTCGAACGAGTGGCGAGCAAGCCTCGACGGTCTAACGCACAGGAGGCAACGCGATGA
- a CDS encoding DUF6414 family protein: protein MSLRDRWRRWRNRPKRKKVAESRPEPTKEDLREFVYLDEVSLRSLLSSLRGDLRDGLSEQTADEIQVEAATNLEATNALVGTAGVSSRFQTTNSSTIQTSRKATVQSWFRDFRAIKGLRLIEVAEAQSPAADLDALLTTTDKSLLAADEDLRRGELVEFRVRLSADPVYRLSTMVTEFTGMADDFPDMFAAGNAHETLKQVQPVNKILERLLAGLIPIRATAVDYSVITVKGNKYVVHDDLIRDLKVKREPLQIVGLTEHLAYWKDLRRVLFSDAEFTLIGRVSRPGLHSSWTPVKLADMFQELVPDLVGQINAAGRIPLSAAEPVTTENPNSAKLSKALELYVEAFLVATDKTLTESEQSALAREITTLSNRSGSASDQRSAFAMTNGRLQEITGAKVKSKRDLELREQARTASGLPLFPMMGSNALVPTAPPTTISTDAEVEYLIDTEIIAIYW, encoded by the coding sequence ATGAGTCTGCGAGACAGGTGGCGTCGTTGGCGCAATCGACCGAAACGAAAGAAGGTCGCCGAGTCCCGGCCGGAGCCAACCAAGGAAGATCTGCGAGAGTTCGTCTATCTCGATGAGGTCAGCCTGCGAAGCCTGCTCTCATCGCTCCGCGGCGATCTGCGCGACGGCTTGTCCGAGCAGACGGCGGACGAAATTCAGGTTGAAGCTGCGACGAATCTTGAAGCGACAAACGCACTGGTCGGCACGGCCGGCGTATCTTCGCGTTTTCAGACGACCAACAGTAGCACCATCCAAACTTCGCGCAAGGCGACCGTTCAGTCATGGTTCCGAGACTTTCGAGCCATCAAGGGGCTTCGTCTCATCGAGGTTGCTGAAGCGCAGAGCCCCGCCGCGGATCTCGACGCCCTGTTGACGACGACAGACAAGTCGCTCCTCGCTGCGGACGAGGACCTTCGACGAGGAGAACTGGTCGAGTTCCGGGTGAGGCTCTCGGCAGATCCGGTGTACCGGCTCAGCACGATGGTGACCGAGTTCACTGGAATGGCTGACGACTTCCCGGACATGTTCGCCGCCGGCAACGCTCACGAGACGCTCAAACAGGTCCAGCCCGTGAACAAGATCCTCGAACGACTTCTTGCCGGGCTCATCCCCATCCGAGCGACGGCAGTTGACTACTCAGTCATCACGGTCAAGGGAAACAAGTACGTCGTTCACGACGATCTCATTCGCGACCTAAAGGTGAAGCGCGAACCTCTTCAGATCGTTGGACTCACCGAGCATCTGGCGTACTGGAAGGACCTGCGACGTGTTCTCTTCTCAGACGCCGAGTTCACCCTGATCGGGCGGGTCTCGCGACCTGGGCTGCACTCTTCGTGGACTCCGGTGAAGCTCGCGGATATGTTCCAGGAGCTCGTGCCCGATCTTGTGGGGCAGATCAATGCTGCTGGACGTATCCCACTCTCGGCCGCCGAGCCAGTCACAACCGAAAACCCGAACAGCGCGAAGCTCAGCAAGGCACTCGAACTCTATGTGGAGGCTTTCCTGGTTGCTACCGACAAGACGCTCACCGAATCAGAGCAGTCCGCACTCGCTCGCGAGATCACGACGCTGAGCAATCGCTCGGGGTCTGCCTCGGATCAACGAAGCGCCTTCGCAATGACGAATGGACGTTTGCAGGAGATCACCGGAGCGAAGGTGAAGTCGAAGCGCGATCTTGAACTTCGCGAGCAGGCACGAACCGCAAGCGGACTTCCGCTATTTCCGATGATGGGCTCGAACGCGCTCGTGCCGACCGCGCCGCCGACCACCATTTCGACAGATGCAGAAGTTGAGTACCTTATCGACACAGAGATCATCGCGATCTATTGGTAG